GGGATAGAGAACGTTTTACGATGGACCATGGTCTTTCTGAAGCTGTTAGAAAAATCTTTGTTGATTTATATAAAAAGGGTCTTATATATCGTGGGAAATACCTAATTAATTGGTGTCCTAGGTGTCAAACAGCCCTTTCTGACTTGGAAGTTGAGCACCACGAACATGATGGAAAATTTTATGAGGTAGCCTATAAATTTGAAGGTGAAGCAGGACACATTGTAGTGATGACTACACGACCGGAAACAATATTGGGAGATACTGCTATCGCTATACACCCGAGAGATGAAAAAAACCGACATTTGGTAGGCAAAAAAGTATTAGTACCTCTTATTAATAGGGTTATCCCCGTGATTGAAGACAATATGGTTGACCCTGAGTTTGGTTCAGGTTGTGTAAAAATAACACCTGCACATGATCCTAATGACTTCCTAGTTGGACTTAGACACAATCTAGAGCAAATACAAGTTATTGATGGATATGGCGTGATGCTTCCTGACTTAGGCAAATATGCCGGAATGGATCGTTTTGAAGCCAGAAAAAAAATTGTTGAAGATTTAGAAAAAGAGGGACTTCTGCTTAATATTGAAGACATTAAACATTCAGTAGGGGAGTGTTATCGTTGCCATACGATTATAGAGCCTTACCTTTCTGAACAGTGGTTTGTAAGCACACGAAAGCTTGCTGACGCAGGGGTAAGTGCAGTAAAGGCAGGCAAGATAAAGTTCGTTCCGGAACAATGGACAGACGTTTATTTCCAATGGATGGAAAATATAAGAGATTGGTGTATTTCAAGACAACTCTGGTGGGGGCATCGTATTCCTGCTTGGTATTGTGATGATTGTGGAGAAATAATTGTTGAAACTGATACTCCAAAAGAATGTCCTAAATGTAAATCTACTAATTTGAGGCAAGATGAGGATGTCCTGGATACCTGGTTTTCTAGCGGGCTTTGGCCCTTCTCAACAATGGGGTGGCCCGAGAAAACAAACTTGCTTAAGAAATTTTATCCTACATCAGTGTTGATAACAGGATTTGATATCATTTTCTTCTGGGTTGCTAGAATGATTATGTTTGGCCTTGAATCAATGGATGGAGAAGTTCCCTTTCATGATGTCTATATTCATGCTCTAGTTAGGGATGAAAAGGGACAAAAAATGAGCAAATCTAAAGGAAACGTCATCGACCCCTTAACTATAGTAAAAGACTACGGTGCAGATGCCTTAAGGTTTACAATGGCAGCATTAACTGTTCAAGGAAGAGACATTTTTCTTTCTACGGATCGTATTTCTACATATAGATTATTTATAAATAAACTTTGGAATGCTAGTCGTTTTGCGTTAATGAACCTTGACGACGTGGTAAACGGACAAAATTGGGAAGGAAAAGATTTGTATTTGCAAGACAAATGGATACTTACTCGTTTGTCACAAGTAATTAATGACGTAACTAGACTTCTTGATGGCTATTTTTTTGGAGAATATGCAAGGCTCTTGTATGACTTTACTTGGGGTGAATTATGTGATTGGTATCTAGAATTATCTAAACCCGCTCTTCGTGGAGAAGAAGGAGAAGGAAGGCGAAAGACAACACAGGCGATTTTACTAGTTGTCTTCGAAGACATACTAAAAATGTTACACCCCATAATTCCTTTTGTCACAGATGAACTGTGGCAAGCCTTCCCCTTTGGAACAGATATAATTGAGCATCTTCCTTGGCCTAAATCTCGAGTTGAACAATTTGATGAAGAAGCTCTCTCTGATATGAGTTTTCTTCAAGAAGTAGTTCGTACTATAAGAAATCTAAGAGCAGAAGCGAGGATTTCCCCTCAACAGACAATTTCTATGGTTGTGCTTTCTGTACATAACTCAGAGAAACTTTCAATGCTAAAAGTAACAGAAAACCAAATTCGTTTATTGACTAAAGTAGATTCCATAAAATATTCTACAGAAAAACCTGCTCGTAGCTTAGCAACAGTACTTAATGAAATAGAAATATATTTGCCAATTGGAGATTTGCTAGATGTAGATAAAGAAATTTTCAGACTTGAGAGTGAACTTGAAAAACTTGAAAAGGAAATAAGCAAAAGTACGACAAAATTATCGAATACAAATTTTGTAGAGAGAGCACCAGAAGAAGTAATAGAGAAAGAAAAGAGAACTCTTGATGAAAATAAAGGGAAAAGAGACAGGATAAGGGAGAATTTGACGAGTCTCTCGGTATAAATTGTGTCAGAGATTAATTCTTTTAACGAATTAGAAGAAAAACTTGCAATGTTGGCCGGACCGGGGATCAATCCAGGTCTTGGTCGTATTTCCAGGCTACTTTTATTACTTGATAATCCGGAACGTAAGTTTAAAGCCATTCACATTGTAGGAACAAATGGTAAGGGCTCTACTTCTGTAACGATTGCCTCTATACTGAAAGAATCAGGGTACACAGTTGCCGTCTATACAAGCCCTCACTTAATTTCTCCTGGTGAGAGGCTTGTGATTAACGGCAAAAAAATTTCACCAGATAGATGGCAAAATTCTTTATTAAAAGTAGAAGAATTGATCAAAGAGGATAGCTCTCTTTCAGAAAAACCTCCCACATATTTTGAAATAATAACGGCAATCGCTTTTTTTATAATAGCTGAAGAAAAAGTCGATATCGCAGTTGTAGAAGCTGGATTGGGAGGGCGTCTTGATGCTACAAATATACTAAAAAACGTGATATTAACACTTCTAGTTTCAATCAGCATAGATCACACTGAATACCTTGGAAATTCTTTGAGAGAAATTGCTAATGAGAAATTTGCAGTATTAAGGAAAGACGTTCCCGCAGTTTTTCAAGGAGGAGATGACTATTTAAATAGTCTTTTTTTACAGCAAGCAAAAAAAGTGGGAGCACAGAGCAACATATTGAGTGATATTTGTACCTTTAATACAACAAAATTATCTGAAGATGGTACAAGTTTTATATTAGAAAAAAACAATTCGGCAGTTTTGTATCACACTCCTCTTATAGGTTTTCATCAAACTAAGAACGCTACTCTTGCACTTATTGGAGCAGACATATTGGAACAAAAATTTAATAAGATAGATGATAAAGCAAAAAAGATTGGAGTTTCAAAAGCCAAGATATCAGGACGTTTCGAATTAATATCAAAAAAACCTATCTTTATTCTTGATGGTGCACATAATCCGGCTGCAATGAAGGAATTAGTGAATACTGTAGCAGAGCTTTTTGGAAAAACACATGTTAACATTGTTATTACCATGATGAGAGACAAAGATATAAAAGAGTCACTAACTGTATTATCAAAACTAAATTGCTCTCTTATATGTACAGAAGTGCCAGGTATGTCTCGAAGTATGAAAGCGTTTAATTTAGCAAGGGAAGCGCAAAAAATAGGGCTTGATGTCTTGTCTACAAATGAAAATCCTTTGGAAGCTGTAAGGTTGGCTCTTTCTCTGAAAGGTATAACTATATCTTGTGGAAGTCTTTATTTAGTAGGATTTCTCAAGAATAACATTGCTGATTTAATATAGGGTTACCTTGCAAAAAACAAGATAATAGGAGAAGACTAGTGACCGAATATTTACCATTTTATATAAATACTTATCATGATAGTGAATGTATTGATTTTCTTATGCCGAAGGAATTGGAAGGTATTTTCTCTGTTACCCTTTTTCTTAAAAATAAGCTAAGTGACGTTGCCGAAGGTAACCAAGAAATTTTATGGGAGAAAATATCTAAGCATTTTAATAATAAAAGACTTGTAGCACCCAAACAAGTACATGGCATAAATATAATTGAGGCTAAATCTTTTAATGCTTTGCCACAAAAGCCGGAAGCAGATGGAATATTTGTTGAAGAAAAAAACGATTGTTGTTTTAGTTTGCAATTTGCTGACTGCACTCCTGTTGTGATTGCAGGTACAGATCCATTGCCATGGATGCTCTTTCTTCATTCTGGTTTCTGGGGAACGACTCAAGGAATAACTAGGGCTTCATTTGTTTTCTTACGCAAAAAATACAAAGGCTTTACTATTAGCAATAATATATGGGCTTGGATAGGTCCATCTATATGTAAGGAGTGTTATAGTAGAAATAGCGAGGATGAAGATACTGTTAAGGCGGTAAGGCAATTTGATATAGATAATATACTAAGAATTGACAATCACATTTTTTTTGATATAACAATGGAGATTAAAAGACAGCTGATTGATAATGGGATAAAAGAATCTAATATTTATGTTTTTGATGAATGTACGAGATGTAATAGTAACCGTTATTATTCATATCGGGCTGGAGATAAAAAACGACGGCTGTTTCTTTTGGGATATTGTGCCACTAACTAACGCAAACAGGTGAGAATATTATTAGTTAGTATATAGAAAATATTTTTATAGAGGTGTTTTTTGTGGAAGAAATTAAAGTTGGTGTGGTAGGTGTTGGTCACCTTGGAATGCATCATGCTAGAGTTTATACAGAGATATTGGGAGCAAAACTCGTAGGTGTAATTGATACAGACGAAGACAGAGCACATGCGGTAGGGGATCCTATATCGGTACCTTCTTTCACTGACATAGAGTATTTTATTAAACAGACAAAACCTGATGCGTTGAGCATTGTAGTTCCGACTAGCATGCACTACGAAGTGGCTAAAACAGCGTTAGAGCACGGAGTGAATGTGCTTGTAGAAAAACCTGTTACAACCACAGTTGATGAAGCAGAGAAACTACTAAGACTTGCCGTAAAAAAAGATTTAATATTACAGGTTGGACATATTGAAAGATTCAACAGTGCAGTTCAGCATGCACGAGATTTTGTCCACAATCCCAACTTTATTCAAACACATAGAATGGGGCCCTTTTCTCCTAGAATCAGCGATGTGGGAGTGGTTCTTGACCTTATGATACATGATGTTGATATTATATTATCAATGATAAATTCAGAGCTCGTATCAATATCTGCTATAGGAAGATGCATTAGGACAGAACATGAAGACATTGCTTCGGCACAGCTTATGTTTGCAAATGGCGCAATGGCTCAAATTTTGGTTAGTAGGGTTTCTGAAAAACGCCTTCGCCAAATGCAGATATCTGAGCCAGAGCGTTATACCACGGTTAATTTTGAAACCCAGGACATAACGGTCCAACGTAATATAAAACAAAGTAATGGCAAGGTGGTTGAGGTTATAGAACACCCTGTATTTACTAAAGCTGAGCCTCTAAAACTAGAACTTCAGCATTTTATATCATGTGTTAGAGATGGTAGGCAGCCTTTAGTAGGGATAAAAGATGGGAAAAGAGCCTTAGAAGTTTGTGTTGCAATACTTAGACAGATTCATGAGCAGAACGAAGAATTGTCAGAAGGATTTGCAGTAATATAAGTAATAAGACAATGACATTATATTAAATAAGGATTATTATAAAGAGAGGAGAATACTCCTCTCTTTTTTGTTGAGTAAAAGTAGCCTTTGTATAATGAAAGGACTGAAGTAAGGTGAGTTATTTTAAGAATGTTCCTCTCGTTAACATACAAGCACTTGTTGCGCTGTTGCTGTTTTTTCTTTCTCTTTTCATAGCAAATATCGTAATGAAAATACAAACAGGCAAATGGTCGTCAACACCTATATTTTTAATTTATCTGAGATTAGTCTTAGGTTTTATCTTTGCAGCATCTGTTGGACTAGCTTTTTATTCATTTGCAGGTATTAATATCCTTTTTAAAAATTAGAGGTGTTTTTTTTTGCATGAACCAATTTTAGATCTTGCATTAAATGGAGAACAGCGTGCGATAGGTCGTTTAATATCGTATGTTGAAAATAATGGCAAAGAAGCTACGGAAATAATGAAAAAAATATATCGTAGAACAGGTAAAGCGCATGTCATCGGGTTAACGGGCAGCCCGGGAGCTGGGAAAAGCACAATGATTGCATGTTTGATTAATCTTTTTAAGGCAGAGAATAAAAAAGTTGCTGTAATAGCAATAGATCCTACTAGCCCATTCACAGGAGGGTCTATATTAGGGGATAGAGTTAGGATGCAAGAGCACGTTCTTAATCCTAATGTTTTCATACGAAGTATGGCTACAAGAAGTTATTTAGGAGGAATAAGTAAGGAAACGAAAAATGCCGTGCTTATTTTAGATGCATGTGGGTACGATGTTGTTATAATTGAAACCGTTGGCGTCGGACAGACGGAGATAGATATTGTAAAAATAGCTGATACGGTATGCCTAGTGTTGGCTCCCAATATGGGGGACGATGTCCAGATAATGAAAGCTGGTGTTATGGAGATCGCTGATGTTTTTATAGTAAATAAATCAGATTTAGATGGTTCCACTAAAATGGCATCGATACTTCACGGGATGTTGAATATATTAGAAAAGCGCACTTGGAATCCAAAAGTTTCTTTGGTTTCATCTCTAAATAATACTGGATTTGAAGAAGTAAAAAAAATATTTTTAGAACATCAAAAGTTTATTAAAACAACAAAATCAGGTAAAGAGAAACGTTATATACGCCAGAAAGAAGAAATAAAACTAATATTCAATGAAATGCTAAAGACTCTTATAGAATCAAACTTTAAAGAAAGAATAAATAATGAAATAATAGAAGATATAATAAATCGAAAAATAGATCCTTATAGCGTAGCAGAAACCCTAATTAATGAAATCATTAAATAAAACAGACAACAGATGGAGGAAGAAAAATTGAAAATTGCATTAGGAGCTGACCATGCAGGATTTGCGTTAAAAGAAACAATAAAGACATATCTTTTGGAAAAAGGACATGAAACAATTGATTGCGGAACAATGAATGAAAATATGAGTACGGACTATCCCGATTGGGGTTTTAAAACGGCAATGGCTGTGGCGAACAATGAAGCTGATAGGGGAATCCTTATTTGTGGTACAGGGATAGGTATGAGTATGGTCGCTAATAAAGTTAAGGGGATTCGTGCAACTTTATGTCACGATCATTATACCGCTCAAATGAGCAGGAAACATAATAATTCAAATATACTTGTGCTAGGCAGTCGTGTGACCCCTCTGGATTTGGCTTTAGAAATCACAGAGATATGGCTAACAACAGATTTTGATTATGGCAAACATGAAATTAGAGTAGAGAAAATAAATAAACTTGAGCGAGAGTGTCATACAGAATCTTCCATGTCCTCTTGTTCTTGCAAAACAACTCCTGGAAAAACCTTTGTGGTTGATCATCCCCTGATACAACATAAACTAAGTCTTTTAAGGGATAAGAATACTTCATCAAAAGATTTTAGAGATGCACTTCAAGAAATTTCAACTCTTTTAGTTTTTCCAGCAACGAAGAATCTTTCATTAGAAAAAGTTGAGGTCGAAACTCCCATTGAAAAAACAGAAACACTTGCCCTTTCTG
This is a stretch of genomic DNA from Synergistaceae bacterium. It encodes these proteins:
- a CDS encoding valine--tRNA ligase, whose protein sequence is MASEKIILEKNYDPVPIEDKWYQTWINKGLFVADPESPKPPFSIVIPPPNVTGSLHVGHALDNTLQDILCRYKRQKGFEVLWMPGTDHAGIATQNVVEKKLLSNGISRHDLGRDEFVKEVWKWKEQYGSTIINQLKKLGASCDWDRERFTMDHGLSEAVRKIFVDLYKKGLIYRGKYLINWCPRCQTALSDLEVEHHEHDGKFYEVAYKFEGEAGHIVVMTTRPETILGDTAIAIHPRDEKNRHLVGKKVLVPLINRVIPVIEDNMVDPEFGSGCVKITPAHDPNDFLVGLRHNLEQIQVIDGYGVMLPDLGKYAGMDRFEARKKIVEDLEKEGLLLNIEDIKHSVGECYRCHTIIEPYLSEQWFVSTRKLADAGVSAVKAGKIKFVPEQWTDVYFQWMENIRDWCISRQLWWGHRIPAWYCDDCGEIIVETDTPKECPKCKSTNLRQDEDVLDTWFSSGLWPFSTMGWPEKTNLLKKFYPTSVLITGFDIIFFWVARMIMFGLESMDGEVPFHDVYIHALVRDEKGQKMSKSKGNVIDPLTIVKDYGADALRFTMAALTVQGRDIFLSTDRISTYRLFINKLWNASRFALMNLDDVVNGQNWEGKDLYLQDKWILTRLSQVINDVTRLLDGYFFGEYARLLYDFTWGELCDWYLELSKPALRGEEGEGRRKTTQAILLVVFEDILKMLHPIIPFVTDELWQAFPFGTDIIEHLPWPKSRVEQFDEEALSDMSFLQEVVRTIRNLRAEARISPQQTISMVVLSVHNSEKLSMLKVTENQIRLLTKVDSIKYSTEKPARSLATVLNEIEIYLPIGDLLDVDKEIFRLESELEKLEKEISKSTTKLSNTNFVERAPEEVIEKEKRTLDENKGKRDRIRENLTSLSV
- a CDS encoding bifunctional folylpolyglutamate synthase/dihydrofolate synthase — translated: MSEINSFNELEEKLAMLAGPGINPGLGRISRLLLLLDNPERKFKAIHIVGTNGKGSTSVTIASILKESGYTVAVYTSPHLISPGERLVINGKKISPDRWQNSLLKVEELIKEDSSLSEKPPTYFEIITAIAFFIIAEEKVDIAVVEAGLGGRLDATNILKNVILTLLVSISIDHTEYLGNSLREIANEKFAVLRKDVPAVFQGGDDYLNSLFLQQAKKVGAQSNILSDICTFNTTKLSEDGTSFILEKNNSAVLYHTPLIGFHQTKNATLALIGADILEQKFNKIDDKAKKIGVSKAKISGRFELISKKPIFILDGAHNPAAMKELVNTVAELFGKTHVNIVITMMRDKDIKESLTVLSKLNCSLICTEVPGMSRSMKAFNLAREAQKIGLDVLSTNENPLEAVRLALSLKGITISCGSLYLVGFLKNNIADLI
- a CDS encoding polyphenol oxidase family protein; this translates as MTEYLPFYINTYHDSECIDFLMPKELEGIFSVTLFLKNKLSDVAEGNQEILWEKISKHFNNKRLVAPKQVHGINIIEAKSFNALPQKPEADGIFVEEKNDCCFSLQFADCTPVVIAGTDPLPWMLFLHSGFWGTTQGITRASFVFLRKKYKGFTISNNIWAWIGPSICKECYSRNSEDEDTVKAVRQFDIDNILRIDNHIFFDITMEIKRQLIDNGIKESNIYVFDECTRCNSNRYYSYRAGDKKRRLFLLGYCATN
- a CDS encoding Gfo/Idh/MocA family oxidoreductase — protein: MEEIKVGVVGVGHLGMHHARVYTEILGAKLVGVIDTDEDRAHAVGDPISVPSFTDIEYFIKQTKPDALSIVVPTSMHYEVAKTALEHGVNVLVEKPVTTTVDEAEKLLRLAVKKDLILQVGHIERFNSAVQHARDFVHNPNFIQTHRMGPFSPRISDVGVVLDLMIHDVDIILSMINSELVSISAIGRCIRTEHEDIASAQLMFANGAMAQILVSRVSEKRLRQMQISEPERYTTVNFETQDITVQRNIKQSNGKVVEVIEHPVFTKAEPLKLELQHFISCVRDGRQPLVGIKDGKRALEVCVAILRQIHEQNEELSEGFAVI
- a CDS encoding flagellar biosynthesis protein FliR encodes the protein MSYFKNVPLVNIQALVALLLFFLSLFIANIVMKIQTGKWSSTPIFLIYLRLVLGFIFAASVGLAFYSFAGINILFKN
- the meaB gene encoding methylmalonyl Co-A mutase-associated GTPase MeaB — protein: MHEPILDLALNGEQRAIGRLISYVENNGKEATEIMKKIYRRTGKAHVIGLTGSPGAGKSTMIACLINLFKAENKKVAVIAIDPTSPFTGGSILGDRVRMQEHVLNPNVFIRSMATRSYLGGISKETKNAVLILDACGYDVVIIETVGVGQTEIDIVKIADTVCLVLAPNMGDDVQIMKAGVMEIADVFIVNKSDLDGSTKMASILHGMLNILEKRTWNPKVSLVSSLNNTGFEEVKKIFLEHQKFIKTTKSGKEKRYIRQKEEIKLIFNEMLKTLIESNFKERINNEIIEDIINRKIDPYSVAETLINEIIK
- the upp gene encoding uracil phosphoribosyltransferase gives rise to the protein MKIALGADHAGFALKETIKTYLLEKGHETIDCGTMNENMSTDYPDWGFKTAMAVANNEADRGILICGTGIGMSMVANKVKGIRATLCHDHYTAQMSRKHNNSNILVLGSRVTPLDLALEITEIWLTTDFDYGKHEIRVEKINKLERECHTESSMSSCSCKTTPGKTFVVDHPLIQHKLSLLRDKNTSSKDFRDALQEISTLLVFPATKNLSLEKVEVETPIEKTETLALSGKKLAIVAVLRAGLGMVDGILRVIPNAKVGHIGLYRDPETLQPVDYYCKLPGDISERDILLVDPMLATGGSASSAADHLKKEGAKRIMLLSLLAAPEGIAHFHEKHPDIDIYVAAIDSHLNKNGYIVPGLGDAGDRLFGTK